AGCGCACGCTCATCCTGGACCGGATGAAGAAGCTCCAGAAAGTGAAGGCCCGCCAGAAGGGCTAGTCAGGATGACAGGATGGCCGAAGCCGCCAGCGCCACGCGCTCCATCCCCGAGCGCGTGGCGCGATTCCGCGAGGACTACCGGCGCAAGCACGTCAGCCCTCGCTACTCCGGGCGTGCACACTTCGTCTTCACGAGCCTGGGCTCGCTGGCGGTCATCGGCTTCGCCGTGTCCCACTTGGAGGGAAGGCGGCCCCTGGAATGGCTGACGCTGCCTGCGGTCTTCCTGCTGGGCAATGTGGTGGAGTTCCTGGGGCACCGCGGGCTCATGCACCACCGCCGGCCGGGGCTGGGCCTTCTTTTCCAGCGGCACACCGAGCAGCACCACCGCTTCTTCACGCACGAGGCCCTGGCCTACGAGTCCGCTCGGGACGTGAAGATGGTGCTCTTTCCCCCGGTATTGCTGATGTTCTTCCTGGGCGCCATCGCCGCGCCACTGGGGGCGCTGTGCTTCGTCCTCATCTCGCCAAACGTGGGGTGGCTCTTCGTCGCATCAGCGGTCGGGTACTACCTGACGTACGAGTGGCTGCACTTCTGCCACCACCTGCCGCCCGAGCACCCGGTGGCTAGGCTCGCGCTGATGCGGCAGCTGCGCCGCCACCACGAAGCCCATCACGACCCTTCGAAGATGCAGCGCCACAACTTCAACATCTCGTTCCCGTTCGCGGACTGGCTC
This genomic window from Myxococcus virescens contains:
- a CDS encoding sterol desaturase family protein; this encodes MAEAASATRSIPERVARFREDYRRKHVSPRYSGRAHFVFTSLGSLAVIGFAVSHLEGRRPLEWLTLPAVFLLGNVVEFLGHRGLMHHRRPGLGLLFQRHTEQHHRFFTHEALAYESARDVKMVLFPPVLLMFFLGAIAAPLGALCFVLISPNVGWLFVASAVGYYLTYEWLHFCHHLPPEHPVARLALMRQLRRHHEAHHDPSKMQRHNFNISFPFADWLFGTSWRPDNDRR